In the genome of Microcoleus vaginatus PCC 9802, the window AAAAGAAAGGGGAGCAGAATTTTGCTGCGATCGCCTGGGAATGCGCTTAGATTGCTCAGCCTGTACTGCCTCTTTGCCCAATGCTTTGAGGAGGAGCGCTCGCTTCTCGGGCGAGAGGTTTTTCAGTCGTTCTGAACGATTAGTAGACATCATAATTTACCTCGTCGCAGTGGTCGCTGTTTGTGATAGTTAAGGAAAGCTTTGCTGCTATTTTTAGCTGGTCGTTTAAAACAACGTTGATATCTGCTTCAGTGGTGAGGGGGTTGGCAAGGACGACTCGAAAAGCAACAATGGGAATGGTTTTGCCATAACAGGTGTTTTGCACGGTTGTTCGCGATACGAATGTGTGACCGGCTCGCCGCTGGGCCTCCTGAAGGCGCTCGTTAAATTGATTGATGAAGTGGTTGTCTGCTTCGGCTAGTTGTTTTTTGGCTGCTTTTTCCCTGAAGGTTTCTGGAATGTAGCGGTATAAAAGAATATTAATTTCTGGTTCTAGCAGCAATTCAAATGCTGGATTTTCCCGAATTAAATTGGCGAAGTGCTGCGTTTTATGGATGCCTGCATCTATCAAAAACTCATAGCCTTGATGGCCGATGATATTCAACGCGGCTTGCAAGTACAAACTCGCACCTGGTCGAGAGCCTTCGAGAGAGCGCTTGCCTAGATCGATGGAGTCTTTTCGCACCGTGTAGGGTGCGTGTTTTTCAATAACTTTGGCGGTTTGGGGATTGCGGAATAAAACCAGACCGATTCCCATTGGCAAATACATTTGTTTGTGTCCATCTATGGTGACGGAATCTGCTAGTTCAATGCCTGCGAATTTGTGCCGGTGACGTTCGGAAAAAAGCACGGGGCCGCCCCAAGCTGCATCGACGTGAAAGTGAGCGTTTGCTTCTTGCGCGATCGCGGCTATTTCTGGAAGCGGATCGATACTTCCCGAATCGGTGCTGCCTCCAATACCGATAATTGCCAGAATGTGCAGATTGCGATCGCGACATTCGGCTACAGTTTGGCGCAGCGCTGCCAAATCCATGCGGTGATTGGAATCGGTAGGGACTTTGAGGAGATTGCGATCGCCAATGCCTAATAAACCGGCAGCCTTTTCAAAAGAATAGTGCATCAAATGGGAGCCGATTATCACCATTCCCTTGTAGCCGTAAAACTCTAAAGCGGCGTACAAGCCTTCTTTTTCAATGCCACTAAAGTTATTTTTTGGCCCTAAAGAAGCGTTGCGAGCGCACCACAGGGCTGTAATATTAGCCAGGGTGCCGCCCGTTGTCATGATACCGAGCGTGCTGTCACTTTTTTGAATGTGCTGGTTATAAAAATCCTCAGAAAAATCGTAAATTAATCGGTGGATCATTGCCAAAGTCTGGCGCTCGCAAGGGCTTAAAACTTTGGCAGTTTCCATCTTGACTAAATTTTGATTCATCGCGGTTAACAGCTTCGCGATCGGGCGCACAAAATAGGGAAGTGCGCTCGTCATGTGACCGATATATCGGGGGGAAGAGGTGTGAATGGAATGAGCAACGAGGGTTTGAGTCAAATCATCGATATAATTGCCAACATCTGTAGGAAGGGCGGGAATTTTGTTTTCCCTAAACTCCTGAATAATTAACTCTAAGTCAATATCTGTACTAGCAGT includes:
- the panP gene encoding putative pyridoxal-dependent aspartate 1-decarboxylase is translated as MNKLTVKAKDSQDVMQSLKASVTPLEEKLMELFSASEKSFLAEEAMEERISALVQDFLYAKTASTDIDLELIIQEFRENKIPALPTDVGNYIDDLTQTLVAHSIHTSSPRYIGHMTSALPYFVRPIAKLLTAMNQNLVKMETAKVLSPCERQTLAMIHRLIYDFSEDFYNQHIQKSDSTLGIMTTGGTLANITALWCARNASLGPKNNFSGIEKEGLYAALEFYGYKGMVIIGSHLMHYSFEKAAGLLGIGDRNLLKVPTDSNHRMDLAALRQTVAECRDRNLHILAIIGIGGSTDSGSIDPLPEIAAIAQEANAHFHVDAAWGGPVLFSERHRHKFAGIELADSVTIDGHKQMYLPMGIGLVLFRNPQTAKVIEKHAPYTVRKDSIDLGKRSLEGSRPGASLYLQAALNIIGHQGYEFLIDAGIHKTQHFANLIRENPAFELLLEPEINILLYRYIPETFREKAAKKQLAEADNHFINQFNERLQEAQRRAGHTFVSRTTVQNTCYGKTIPIVAFRVVLANPLTTEADINVVLNDQLKIAAKLSLTITNSDHCDEVNYDVY